The Candidatus Nomurabacteria bacterium DNA window ACAGAGTTCTCATAACCTAAATGTCCTCCAGTTCAATGAATTGTCCAAATGACATTGACTCAAATCTCGTGTATTTTCGGACATCTTTATACAACAACTTATCTTGTAATAACAAGAATACCGATGTCATGTCTTTTGGATCGATCAACATGATCAATGTAGATGGATACCTGAGCCTAGTTTCGACTATAAGAAAGTTAGTGTCGTTCTTTTTTGTAAAGTAGAAACTTTTCAACATGTACCATTCATAAAGTTTATCCATTGTGTCTACCCCTCTAGTAGTTATGGAATGAGAGACTTGAATAGGCTCTGTTGTGCCTGCTACATAAAGAAAAAATAACAATGCGGCTATCGAAAACATCAGTCCATAATGACCAAGTACTGCTAAATAAAGTATAAACAATAAGCATAATCCCACAATTCCTAAAAAGACCTTCATGTCGAAGGGGAATTGTATCCTGATAGGAGCTTCCCATTTATACAGATCGATATTCTGCACCATTTTTTCAGGGGCACCACCATCTGCCAATATCTTATCGGGATTGTATTCTTCTGATGGTTCTAAAAAGACCTTCCCGGTGTTCACAGCTTCTCTTATAGCATCTTTTTGTTTTTCTACCGCTTCTCTTTTCAAAGCGGCTATCTTTGCCTTATTCTTCTTGAGCTGTGTTTCGCCAGTAATGAAGTTTGCTAATTCCTGTAGGTTTGTTGAGGAATTGACAACAGTCCGTGCGAGACCCTTTTTAGGAACTTTTCTTCCCGTTTTGATAGGTTTCTTAAGATCTTCCTTCTTTGAGGAAGCCCTTTTTTTGTCTAAACTCTTTGCCATATGATCAGAGATATTAATAACAATATTGCCTATATGATATCACTCTTAGAGTATCATGATAATCGCAATAATTGCTAACATTATGACCAATCCCCAAGAGAGACTGATCGCATGAATGATATGTAACACCATTACCAAGCTTAATCCTAATGCAGATCCAATTCCCCATCTAAGCGAAACTCCCTTTGGGGGATACTCTTTCCACCCATAAGCGATGAATTTCTGGAATAGATAGAGAGTTAATGCCACAAAAGACTCTATAGCAAAGAAAATCGTCACCATTACGATTCCGATCCTGGACCAATCAGGTTCCCCACTCTCCTGAAATGGAAGAAAATCAGGGAGTGTAGAAAAATAATAAAGAACTATTAATGCTAATAATAGTACAAGAATTTGAGTAAGTAGATATTTCATCTTGGTCTGGATATGGGTTCTAGAGAATTAATACCTACTTTATAACCTATACCAATATAAATTTTAAGTACCATTATATGAATATTGCACTGTATGAAGAATCTAGGTTGCTTGTTGATATGATAGTAAGTGGATTAAAACACCAAGGACATAACATAGCTCACTTCAATTCGAAGGATATAGAAGATCAGAACATACTTTATTCAGAATACCAAACTCATCTGATAAGTGATCGTTCAAGAAAATTCGATCATCGAGAACTTATAGATACAATAAGAGATAGAGATCAGCAAAGCTACATAATTCTCATAACTTCAAGATCAAGTTGGCAAGAACGTGTAAGAGCTATACGTTCAGGAGTTGACGATATGATCGAACATCCATTTCCTATGGAAGAGCTGATAGCAAGAATAGAGAAGGCTAATGTCAAACCAATATCTGATAATCCAAAGAATTATCAGATAGGAGGTGCAAAATTAGATACAGAAAATAGATGTATGATACTTGGGGAAAAAACAATTGATCTTCGTAGGAAAGAGTATGGGATCATCGAATATTTGGCTCGAAACAAAGATCGAACAGTTAGCAGGTCGGAATTGATGGATCATGTATGGGATTATCGTAGAATGACCAGTTCAAATACAGTAGATGTACACATCAGTAACCTCAGAAAGAAGTTAGGAAACAGAGAAATGATAAAAACAGTTCATGGTTTTGGATACAAACTGCAAAGCAGTGCAGATCAGCTAGATGATCTAGAAAGTGAGCAACAGATCAATGAAGAACAGATCTCTATAATCTCATAGGCATAACAAGATGTAGGAATGAATCATCTCCTTTGACTTTGAACACACCTGCAGAAGTCGGAGAGCTTGATTCAAAGATTATGTCGTCACCACCGATGTGACCTAGCATATCTGCGAGTAATTTCGAACTAAATGCCATTCGCATAGGCTCACCCTCTATCTTTACAGGGAATGAACTTTCATTACTTCCAAGATCTGCCTGAGATGCTGACATTCGAATGACATTCTCTTTTGGATCCATCTCTACATAAAGTTTATTACCAAGAACGCCTCGTGCAATAATATTCACGACTTTTAGGGCATTTTGGAATTCAGCACGGTTTATTTCACTTTTAGTTTGATATCCGGTAGGTATAGCTTGTTGATAGGCAGGATACTGTCCATCGATCAACCTAGATATAAGATCAATATCATTGTATCGAAAGACAACTTGGTTCCGATCTTCTATTAAATATAATGATACGGTGTTATTACTATTGTCATTTGCGAATTCAGAAACTATATGTGCCAATTCCTGAAATGCTTTTGCAGGTATAAGAAGTTCAAGATCCTGTGATGCTTTTTCAAAAAGTTTTACGATCTGTCTCGATAGACGAAGACCATCAGCCCCAATAAAAGCTACAGTATCCTCTTTTATCTCCAGTTTAATACCTGTCATGACAGGTCGTATATCATCTGTAGATGCAGAGAAAGCAACCCTATTTACAGTAGTAAGCACATCATCCATAGTTAGTTTCAATAAAGGTTCTTGATCAGAAATAGAAGCTACTGAAGGATAATCATCAGCAGGAATAGTATTGAATTGAGCAGAGTTATTAACAGTACTGACATCTAAAACATTTTCATTGAGGGTCACATCTATCTTTTCATTCGGGACAGAATTTACAAATTCTGCTAATTGCTTTGCTGGGACTGTTAACTTCCCCTCCGATCGAACTTCTGCACCAATCCATGTGTTTAGACTGATCTCAAGATCTGTAGCAGTCATATTCAATCGCCCATTCTTGGTCTCAAAAAGTGCATTATTCAATATAGGTAGACCGGGTTTAGAATTTACCACTCTACTTATTGTATTGAGATACTTTGAGAATGTATCTTGATTGCACGAAAACTGCATTTTGACGCTTAAAACGAAATTAGACCGAGTTCTAATACTGTCTGTGGGTAAGTATACACTAGCGATATTGTATTTTCCAATTCAAAGCCAATGCTTTCTTACTTACTGTATCTAATATTTTTAATAAATTATTTAGTAGTAGTATTTAGTAGGGTATATGGATAAGTAGGATAAGTTTCTATTGTTCCCTAATTAATACTTTTATCATAAGATTTCTTAATACAGAACCTCTTGTCGATTACTTTTTGTGTAGATCGCACTTGAAAGTTCATCCTTTTTTGTTACAAAGCTATTTATCGAAGCTCTATGACTGTGGATAATTAACTTGGATAAATGATCGGTAACTTCCTAGCATATGTTGATATATCTTCATTAAAAAATCCTTTACTAATAATTAAAAGAACAGTAACACCATACCTAAAACATCCTTCATTGTGTGTAACTCGGATAGTTTTCCTACTCTAATCCGCTAGGTATCCACATACTTATCCACATGAACCTTCTCACTCCAGTACTCTCAAACAAGTCATGCCGTAAAAATAACCCTACATTCCTCGATCTTTCCTTTTATACGTTGATCCTCTTCGATCAATGATTCAACTTTATCGCAGGCATGAAGCACTGTTGTGTGATCTTTTCTGTTGACATGGGCTGCAACCTTTTCGAGTGGAAGTTCTAATTCATCTCTTAGAAGATACATAACTACCTGTCTTGCGAGAGCCACATAGGCGGTACGCCTTGTACCCTTGATCTCTTTTGGGGTAACATCAAACACTTCAGATACGATGTTTATAACATCCTCCGGTCTAACCCTACGCCTCTTAGAATCGAGATCTAGCTGTAGCATCTTTGCTACTTCTTCCATTGAGGGAAAACGTCCATTTATCTGGGCTATCGTAAGGACTTTATTTATTGCACCTTCAAGCTCACGAACACTATTTTCAATATTTTGAGCAATGAACATGAGAATATCTTTAGGAACTTCAACCTTCTTATCTTTTGCTTCTTGTTGAAGTATTGCGATCCTGGTTTCCAGATCTGGAGCCTGAATATCAACGACCATCCCACCTTGAAATCTCGTCCTCAACCTATCAGGTAGATTATCTATCTCATGAGGAGGTCTATCAGATGCTATGATTATCTGTTTATTAGCCTCATATAGTGCATTAAATGTATTGAATAACTCTTCTTTTGTCTTCTTATATGTACTTATGAACTGTATATCATCAATTATAAGTACGTCAGCAGGTCTGTACTTCTTTCTGAAATCTTCATTCTTATTCGTACGTATCGCTTCGATCATTTCATTCATGAAGGTTTCGATTGGTACATAATGTATCTTTGCTTGGGGAATACGCCTAATTACAGCATTTCCTATCGCTTGCATCAGATGTGTCTTACCTACTCCACTAGGACCATAGTAGAAAACAGGATTGTATGCAGTACCCGGGCTGTTAACTACGCTTTCTGCAACCGCATAGGCTAACTGATTGCTATTACCTACAATGAAATTAGACATCATATATTTAGGATTGAGATTCAACTTCGTAACATCATTTGACGAAGGAGAAGAATTCACATTTGAACTAACAGGTTCTGCTTGTCCAGAAAAAAGGTTTTGTTGTTCTGAATCGGGAGTCCAATACTCATAACCATCACCCTTCTTTTTGGAATTGGCTGATGTTCGGATAGTTATCATCAGATCAGGTTTATACCCGATCAGCTCTTCTAATTTGTTCCGGATAAAACTTTTGTGATTACTCTCGATCCATTCTCTTTTCATTGAATTATCACACGATAGCGTTGCGACACCATTTTCAAGCTTCTCAAGATATACATCTGTGTACCAAACAGTGATCTCGCGCTGAGAGATATTCATACGCAAATATTCTTTGACGATCTTCCATAGCTCATCAGGGTCATACTGATCCTGATCGTATAATGTAGGAGATGAAGTCTCTTGAGTAATACCGGTAAGATCCGGCTTCTTGGCTATATCCATCTGTGTTGTAAAATCTGCTCTTTGCATAGAGTGTATCTTCACATCACAAGTATCATTGGGGCTCCCCCTAGGGACAACAACTAGGATTATAGAGTAAAAACAATGAGTTGTGGATAACTATATTTTAGTTATGAATTATATGTATTGGAATAGTACTTTTCAGGGATTAGATAGATATCTCTTTTAAATAGATATCCACAGTCCCTCCAGTAGAACTATTATGATAGTGTGTCAGAATGGGAGATCTTAGATCTGATCAGAGATTCCTTTCGATCATGTAGTCAGCAATCCCTAGTAGGTAGTTGAATCCATCATCAGACCAGTTTGAAGGTCTGCTTGATAGTAAACACTTTTTTGCTTCTTGTACGAATTCCAACGCCTTCTGTTTTGAGTACTCAAGAGAACCTGTAACCCTAAAGATATCTCTTACCACTTCAAGATCAGTTACAGTCAATTCTCTATTACCAATAGTTTTCTTTATTATAGCCCTCTGTTGAGGGTCTGCGTGCTCAAGAGCGAATTGTACAAGCAGGGTTATCTTACCCTCTTTAAGATCATCGAGATTTGATTTTCCAGTAGCTTTTTCTTCTCCGAAAACGCCTAGTATGTCATCTTGGATCTGGAATGCAATACCAGCAGGTATCGAGTAACCAGTTAATAGTTCAAGATCTTCATCTGTGGCACCCGCCATTATCGCACCAAAGTGGATGGGATTCTCATATGTGTACGCGGCAGTCTTCCAATGAAGTACATTGAACACCTCTTCCTCTGTGACCCCATCCTTATACTCGTTAACAACATCATTGATCTGTCCATGTACTGTTGTATTAAGTCTCTGATTGAGGTTCAGCATCATCTTAAGGATGGTCTCAGGCTCTGCATTGAGCTGACTGACTATTTCCATTGCCAGGTGTGACCCCATCAAGCTCGCAAGCACCCCTAGTGAATTTCCAGCATGTACAGGATCGCCTTTTCGATAGTTCTCTCTATGGAATTTTTCCATCATCTTGTGACCGGTCGGTCCACCTCTTCTAGTATCAGAGAGATCCATAAAATCATCCTCAATAAGTAGATATGCATGTATCATCTCTATCGCTAGGGCGGCTTTCATAGCCTCTGCTAGATCTTTACCACCGAGCATCTGATATGTGTAATAAACAAAAGATCCTCGTAATCTCTTGCCCCCTCTTGCAGTAACGCTCGCAAGCGCCTCGAGGGTTGCGAGGGAGTCCTTGTTTGAGTAGATCTGTTGGACCCTCTTCGTTTCGTGTGCGAAATACTGATCGACCTGTGTGTCGATTTCTTCTTTGAACTGTTTTAGTTGTTGTTTTGCGTAATTTGTCTTCGAGTCAGCAGAGTGCATGATTCGTTAGTTAATGAAGTGATTATTTCGGATAATTGAAAGAGTGACCGATTATACATGTAGATGGGGCGTTGTGGGAGAGTGAAGGTATTGAGTAATAATAACACTGTACTTTACTATGGGGTGGGTATATGTTAATATATATTCACTTAATAACTCTATTACAACATGAACGATCTTGATGAATTGATGAAGGATCCGAGAAGTAGATATATCGTCACTCGGATCATAGAATTAATGAGTGAGGAAAAACCTGTTTCTATGGAGTCTCCAGATGATCAGAAGAGGATGCTGTTCATTTACATCAAATTCCTCGAAAGAATTGGGGAGATGACCTCAAGTGGTGAGTTAGGTCGATTAGGCTACAAGCCTATCGTTGATAGACAAGGCAACAAGATCCTAAGGGAAGAAGACTTAGGCGAATTGTTAGTTAATTTTTATCGGGGGTTATAGTATGGGAGAGAAGAAAGAAGCTCCAGTAGTAGCGATGTCTGAGACAGAAGGGTCAGGTGGGATCAATTGGGCATGGATTCGTGAAGGAGCGGTTGTTGCAGGTGTAGTTGCACTTGTTGTGATAGTAGCTATTGCTGCATCTCATCTCGGACAAGACACAGAACCTATCACGAACGGGATGTTTCAGAGGTGCATGGAGATTGCCCCATTCTCTGTAAATCCAATTGTACCTTGTCCGTAGGAGCTGATAGAAGAAAGTAAGAATCTAATCCACAATCTAGATAGTGTATTAGAAAAACCCCGTGTATACACGGGGTTTGTATTGATGTTATTGAACCGGGAACTTCTGATGAAGATCAATCTCATACTTACGGAGTAATTGGTTTAATCTATATCCTGCTAATACTATCCTTGAATTAATATCAACATCAACACTTCTGAGACTATCAATAATTGGTATCGCAAGATAACCGAAATCTATAGCTACAGGTAAGCCAAGAGCTATTGATGTTGATATCTTCTTTGCACGATTAGAAGCTAGCCCAGCCTTTCTTGCATTTCGATGGTTTCTTTCCCCTGCAATGATTCCCTCTGCAATGGCATAAGACATTAGTCTGACAATTCCTGCTACACCAGGAACTACTGGCAGAGGAGTTGTTGTTGCTTCGATAAGGGCAAAGGTATATCCAAGCTTTACTAAGAATTCGTACTCTGGAACTCCTGATTGATGGATTAATTGTGTGAGCCAAGTATTCTCGCCTCCGACAGTAAAAGCGGCAGCATATGCTGGTGGTAGGTATGGGATGGTATTTGTAATTAAAGCATAGAGAGTGGTTTTTAGACCATATTTTTTAGCTGATGAGGCTAGTTTGGTGAGACGACTCTCTGTTCTACTATCCGCCCCATCGATATCCTTAATAGTAGTTCCATTAGTGTATGCCTGGTTTCTGAAACTCACACTGATTCCTAATAGGTCAGTGGATATACTATCTTTGTGTTTTTCGCCGAAGGCGATTAATCTTCGGAATAGCGCATAATCGTTAACAATTTCTTGAAATTTGCCTGATTCAGCCACATCACTCCATTGGGATTCAGGATGTTCATTAAGTAGTTCTCGTTGTCTTTGTACAAAAACTTCATCTGCAAGGGTACGAAGTTCACCCTTCATTACTTGGCATTGATCTAGGATGATCGCTGAAGCATAAAAACTGTTTGCTAACCCGTAAAGTGTCTGTTGAGCGACTACCTCAGGTGGGCTTTCACCATTCTCAGTGAATTTAATATCCTCCGGCTGATTGTATGTTTTCCGAAAATAAGTTTCAGGTTTCATTTACCTAGAGTAGAGCTTATTTACAAACACATTATACTGATGGTATAATATTATAGGTTATTTTATTATATCGCACAACTCTGTTAGATATGCCCCATTCACCTCAAGAAAATGTAGTGTTATCATCTGTTACTACTCATGAAAACCCCGACACAGGATTAGTTAGTGTTAGAGAATGCGTAGCAACAGCTGCTCTCATGTCAGAGTTAACGGGAGGATATGCCGAACAAGGCTACTTATGCTTCCCGTTGAACATGGTTGATCCTAATGGTACTTTTATCCCTGGCCCCTTTTTTGCAATACCTTTAGAGCGGCTCCCCGGGGGTCCATGCTACTCTCCTAATGGATCTTTTCCTGATATTGCTCCTGGTTTAAACAAGCCTACTCCTGGAATTCATAAAGCTAGGGAACTAAAGGAACTTCGTGATTTGATGAGAAGTCTTGAACAGGAGTTAAGATCGAGATATCTCCTGCATGATGAAAGGATATGGGGTAATTTACATAGAGGCGGTTTAGGATCTGAGCAAGAAAGGAAATTAAGGGTAGCGCGTAAAAAATTAGCCTGTTTACTTGCAGAGAGAGAGATCCACCCAACAGCAGTATCCTTTCCAACCCATGTGGATGGAGAGCTAACGCCTCTTGAAATTATTAGACTTGGGATTGTGACAAGGGTATATCAGAAATTCGGGTACATTGCTTCAAAAGAGATTGACGAGCGGAGTAAACTCGCTATCGATCATTATACCCACGCGGGATTACAAACACCCTTACTATTCGGAAGGTTCGATGACGAAAGATCACCAGATAATCCTCTTGGATTTAACCCAACTGCAACGTTGAGATTAATATATCCAGGAAGTCACAACCTTACAATGGATGCTATATCATCCGGTGCTTCCGAGCAAGCAGAGCCTTTCAAGCATCTGTATCCTGGGATGGTTCCTGCTTATGCTCATGTAGAAAGTTCTCGGATCAGGCAGTATTTATCAATCCCAACCTTTGGTGAGGCATCGCAAGCAGCTACAAACAGATCAAAAGGTCGCATGTTAGGACAAATGGTAAACATGCTTCAAACTGTTTTCGGATTCCTCAACTCTAAGGAAGCAGATGAGATTTTTGATAATCTCCCTTCTGCTTCAATATCAGGGAACGAAGGACCTGCGCTGGCAATGGCTATTGCAGGGCAGAAAGATGTTGCTAGGGGTGTCGAGAGTTTCTTTAGTAGATCAGGCGGACCAAAGTCTGTTGCACGACAGTTAGGCCTATTTGCGATGTATCCTAGATTGAATGTAACATGTCTTATTGGTAAACCTTCTTTTGAATTAAGAGGGGCAGAAACTGCAGAGACAGACATGTACGGAGGTGTTTATCCCGTACAGATCATTATTCAGCGAAGGCGTTAAGAAAATTTTCAGT harbors:
- the dnaA gene encoding chromosomal replication initiator protein DnaA, translating into MQRADFTTQMDIAKKPDLTGITQETSSPTLYDQDQYDPDELWKIVKEYLRMNISQREITVWYTDVYLEKLENGVATLSCDNSMKREWIESNHKSFIRNKLEELIGYKPDLMITIRTSANSKKKGDGYEYWTPDSEQQNLFSGQAEPVSSNVNSSPSSNDVTKLNLNPKYMMSNFIVGNSNQLAYAVAESVVNSPGTAYNPVFYYGPSGVGKTHLMQAIGNAVIRRIPQAKIHYVPIETFMNEMIEAIRTNKNEDFRKKYRPADVLIIDDIQFISTYKKTKEELFNTFNALYEANKQIIIASDRPPHEIDNLPDRLRTRFQGGMVVDIQAPDLETRIAILQQEAKDKKVEVPKDILMFIAQNIENSVRELEGAINKVLTIAQINGRFPSMEEVAKMLQLDLDSKRRRVRPEDVINIVSEVFDVTPKEIKGTRRTAYVALARQVVMYLLRDELELPLEKVAAHVNRKDHTTVLHACDKVESLIEEDQRIKGKIEECRVIFTA
- a CDS encoding polyprenyl synthetase family protein, with protein sequence MHSADSKTNYAKQQLKQFKEEIDTQVDQYFAHETKRVQQIYSNKDSLATLEALASVTARGGKRLRGSFVYYTYQMLGGKDLAEAMKAALAIEMIHAYLLIEDDFMDLSDTRRGGPTGHKMMEKFHRENYRKGDPVHAGNSLGVLASLMGSHLAMEIVSQLNAEPETILKMMLNLNQRLNTTVHGQINDVVNEYKDGVTEEEVFNVLHWKTAAYTYENPIHFGAIMAGATDEDLELLTGYSIPAGIAFQIQDDILGVFGEEKATGKSNLDDLKEGKITLLVQFALEHADPQQRAIIKKTIGNRELTVTDLEVVRDIFRVTGSLEYSKQKALEFVQEAKKCLLSSRPSNWSDDGFNYLLGIADYMIERNL
- a CDS encoding response regulator transcription factor; this encodes MNIALYEESRLLVDMIVSGLKHQGHNIAHFNSKDIEDQNILYSEYQTHLISDRSRKFDHRELIDTIRDRDQQSYIILITSRSSWQERVRAIRSGVDDMIEHPFPMEELIARIEKANVKPISDNPKNYQIGGAKLDTENRCMILGEKTIDLRRKEYGIIEYLARNKDRTVSRSELMDHVWDYRRMTSSNTVDVHISNLRKKLGNREMIKTVHGFGYKLQSSADQLDDLESEQQINEEQISIIS
- the dnaN gene encoding DNA polymerase III subunit beta, with the translated sequence MQFSCNQDTFSKYLNTISRVVNSKPGLPILNNALFETKNGRLNMTATDLEISLNTWIGAEVRSEGKLTVPAKQLAEFVNSVPNEKIDVTLNENVLDVSTVNNSAQFNTIPADDYPSVASISDQEPLLKLTMDDVLTTVNRVAFSASTDDIRPVMTGIKLEIKEDTVAFIGADGLRLSRQIVKLFEKASQDLELLIPAKAFQELAHIVSEFANDNSNNTVSLYLIEDRNQVVFRYNDIDLISRLIDGQYPAYQQAIPTGYQTKSEINRAEFQNALKVVNIIARGVLGNKLYVEMDPKENVIRMSASQADLGSNESSFPVKIEGEPMRMAFSSKLLADMLGHIGGDDIIFESSSPTSAGVFKVKGDDSFLHLVMPMRL